The Glycine soja cultivar W05 chromosome 8, ASM419377v2, whole genome shotgun sequence genome has a window encoding:
- the LOC114422406 gene encoding protein TONSOKU-like isoform X1, translating into MDADLKSAKAAYRNAKAEGNHREEARWANVIGDILKNRGEYVQALKWLRIDYEISLKHLPEKHLLPTCQSLGEMYLRLEHFSDALIYQKKHLDLARDAGDVVEQQRASTQLGRTYHELFSRSEHDHNSIRNAKKYFKSAMDLAVKLQENPPNSKSSFLKEYIDAHNNIGMLEMDLDNLHEARKILTRGLEICNDEEVAEFDDGRSRLHHNLGNVYMELRDWDKARKHIRTDIVICNRIGHVQGEAKGYINLGEVNYRTQKYEDASAYYEKALGLAKSLEDEDALVRQIEQNIETVREAVKVMADIKKEEQSLKKLKRDIATARGTPNERKFLLQQNAVLERLVEKARMISAWEKHCEFAKEKKKIASELCDRQRLADSYLDVAESYHKLRKFNKAIKWYKKSWEMYKNIGNLEGQAMVKINIGNVYDSTESWRKALDAFQESYSIAVEADLPDVQLAALENMHYSNMIRFDDEDETRRLNLLIDKLKKLEEKEAEAKSMPEDFCSETDTEADECLSNSGSDDFCFPKTISRSKTLTTGEELKEDAPLMSLYQSLKGSSKKKAGHKESLANSTKQDEHSPSSLKNQTSDHQTVVGRKRVRVILSDDDDDEVECSSRKDHNCPVEDLPTYDAIKSKASPCKFQVISENGSKTAINVEESSSSFKCWSPHRATKSGRHSRSFSNDIVAEPDFPGGSKCDTDVSGKQNDITQPMLHHSQNDLQQYVTCRIGNDLIRVEASLCTTGDQLNIDSLKAVVACLYYLQFPTEKRSEGLLPIIEHIKCAGRDLESLETVEHLKEVLGNDMVEASVDGWIHKGLIKMYVDHCKELSEVPNIKVLKKLYNLEVSDDEIVVSDCDLQDLSITPLINALHSQKSFAMLDLSHNLLGNGTIEKLQKVFTASGQSYGGLTLDLHCNRFGPTSLFQICECSLLFDRLEVLNISGNRLTDACGSYLSTILKNCTALCSLNIENCCVTSRTIQKVADALDSTSVLAHLCIGYNSPVSGNAIVNLVSKLSTLKRFSELNMSGLKLGKPVVDTLCKLAGTLNLSGLILGGTGVGTEGAIKLAESLLQGTEELVKLDLSYCGLTFNFVLNTSVNFFCSILELNLEGNPIMPEGSNTLFSLLVNPQCCLKVLVLKKCQLGLAGILHIIEALAENSCLEELNVANNSIPKEVSALQYDLSVKSCSQNQEQKLDTMKVDDNQEVLGSLNSADHLLEVADSEDVPVETAASGFDDSCASSCQRNSSPECHFTQQFSIAIGKAKNLQLLDLSNNGFSAQAAEAFYGSWATLRPLSSQNHITEQIIHFSTRENKCCRVKPCCKKV; encoded by the exons ATGGACGCGGATCTGAAGTCGGCGAAGGCGGCGTACCGGAACGCCAAGGCGGAGGGAAACCACCGAGAGGAGGCGCGGTGGGCCAACGTCATCGGCGACATACTCAAAAACCGAGGAGAGTACGTCCAAGCCCTCAAATGGCTCCGAATCGATTACGAAATTTCGCTCAAACACTTACCGGAAAAGCATTTGCTCCCAACTTGTCAATCCCTTGGCGAAATGTATCTCCGCCTCGAACACTTCTCCGATGCCCTAATTTATCAG AAAAAGCATTTAGATCTTGCGAGGGACGCTGGCGACGTCGTTGAGCAACAGCGGGCGAGCACGCAACTCGGTCGCACTTACCACGAGCTCTTCTCGCGATCGGAGCACGACCACAACTCAATTCGCAACGCGAAGAAGTACTTCAAGTCCGCGATGGATCTCGCGGTGAAGCTCCAGGAGAATCCTCCAAACAGCAAGTCCTCTTTTCTCAAGGAGTACATCGACGcgcacaacaacataggcatgcTGGAGATGGATCTCGACAACTTGCATGAGGCGCGGAAGATTTTAACTAGAGGATTGGAGATTTGTAATGACGAGGAGGTCGCTGAATTCGATGATGGCCGCAGTAGACTCCACCACAACCTTGGGAATGTGTATATGGAACTTAGGGATTGGGATAAAGCTAGGAAACACATTAGAACGGATATTGTGATTTGTAACAGAATTGGACATGTTCAAGGGGAAGCCAAGGGGTATATTAATCTTGGTGAAGTGAATTACAGGACTCAGAAGTATGAAGATGCAAGTGCTTATTACGAGAAGGCGCTTGGTTTGGCAAAGAGCTTGGAGGATGAGGATGCTTTGGTAAGGCAAATCGAGCAGAATATTGAAACTGTGAGAGAAGCTGTTAAGGTAATGGCTGATATAAAGAAAGAGGAGCAGAGCCTTAAGAAGCTCAAAAGAGATATAGCCACTGCCAGAGGGACACCAAATGAGCGCAAATTCTTGCTGCAGCAGAATGCAGTTCTTGAGCGTTTGGTTGAGAAAGCAAGGATGATCTCTGCGTGGGAGAAG CATTGTGAATTTgcaaaggagaagaagaaaatagcaAGTGAACTCTGTGATAGGCAGAGACTGGCTGATTCATATCTGGATGTTGCAGAATCATACCATAAACTCAGAAAATTCAACAAAGCAATCAAGTGGTACAAAAAGAGTTGGGAAATGTACAAAAATATTGGTAACTTAGAG GGGCAAGCAATGGTGAAAATTAATATTGGTAATGTTTATGATTCTACTGAAAGTTGGAGAAAAGCATTGGATGCATTTCAAGAGAGCTACAG TATCGCTGTTGAAGCAGACCTCCCTGATGTGCAACTCGCTGCCTTGGAAAATATGCATTATAGCAACATGATAAGATTTGATGATGAGGATGAGACAAG GAGGTTGAATCTTCTAATTGATAAGCTGaagaaattagaagaaaaagaggCAGAAGCTAAAAGTATGCCAGAGGATTTTTGCTCTGAAACTGATACTGAAGCAGATGAGTGTCTGTCAAACAGTGGGTCTGATGATTTTTGCTTTCCAAAGACAATTTCTCGATCAAAAACTCTGACTACTGGAGAAGAATTGAAAGAGGACGCACCTCTTATGTCACTCTATCAGTCCTTAAAAGGCTCATCCAAAAAGAAAGCAGGCCACAAAGAAAGTCTTGCCAACTCTACCAAGCAAGATGAGCATTCACCCAGTAGTCTGAAAAATCAAACCAGTGATCATCAGACAGTTGTTGGTCGTAAACGTGTCCGTGTAATTCtttctgatgatgatgatgatgaagtcGAGTGTTCAAGCAGAAAGGATCATAATTGCCCGGTAGAGGACTTGCCCACTTATGATGCCA TTAAGAGTAAAGCCAGTCCTTGTAAATTTCAG GTTATCTCAGAAAATGGATCCAAGACTGCAATTAATGTTGAAGAAAGTAGTAGTTCTTTCAAATGTTGGAGTCCACATAGGGCCACAAAATCTGGCAGACATTCCAGGTCTTTTAGCAATGATATAGTTGCTGAACCTGATTTTCCTGGTGGTTCTAAATGTGACACTGATGTCTCTGGCAAACAAAATGATATTACCCAGCCTATGTTGCATCATTCCCAAAATGAC CTCCAGCAATATGTTACATGCCGGATTGGGAATGACCTAATACGTGTAGAAGCATCCTTGTGTACCACTGGTGACCAGTTGAACATTGACTCTTTGAAGGCTGTAGTTGCTTGCTTATATTATCTACAATTTCCAACTGAAAAGAGATCAGAGG GTTTGTTGCCCATTATTGAGCATATAAAATGTGCTGGAAGAGATCTAGAATCCCTGGAAACTGTTGAACATCTTAAGGAAGTTTTGGGAAATGACATGGTTGAAGCTTCCGTTGATG GATGGATTCACAAGGGCCTGATAAAAATGTATGTAGACCACTGCAAGGAGTTGTCAGAGGTACCGAACATCAAGGTATTGAAGAAGCTTTACAATTTAGAG GTTTCAGATGACGAAATTGTTGTGTCTGACTGCGACCTTCAAGACTTGTCTATTACACCATTGATAAATGCACTGCATTCTCAAAAGTCATTTGCAATGCTTGACCTCTCTCACAATTTGTTAG GAAATGGAACAATCGAGAAACTGCAAAAGGTGTTCACAGCATCAGGACAATCTTATGGTGGCTTAACTCTGGATTTGCATTGCAATCGATTTGGCCCAACATCATTGTTTCAG ATTTGTGAATGTTCACTGCTATTTGATCGACTAGAAGTGCTTAACATTTCTGGAAACCGTCTTACTGATGCATGTGGATCTTATCTttcaacaatattaaaaaactgTACAG CTCTTTGTAGCTTGAATATAGAGAACTGTTGTGTCACATCCAGAACTATTCAAAAAGTTGCGGATGCATTGGACTCTACATCTGTTCTTGCCCATCTATGTATAG GATACAACAGCCCTGTATCTGGAAATGCTATAGTTAATCTTGTGTCCAAGCTTTCTACTCTGAAAAG GTTTTCTGAGTTGAATATGAGTGGTCTAAAACTAGGCAAACCAGTTGTCGATACCCTTTGCAAGCTTGCAGGGACCTTAAATTTGTCAGGACTAATACTTGGAGGCACGGGTGTTGGAACT GAAGGGGCAATTAAATTAGCAGAATCATTGCTCCAAGGGACTGAAGAGCTTGTGAAACTTGACCTATCATATTGTGGTCTaacatttaactttgttttaaACAccagtgttaattttttttgttccatCCTAGAGCTGAACCTGGAAGGAAATCCTATCATGCCTGAG GGCAGCAatactttattttctcttcttgtAAACCCACAGTGCTGTCTCAAAGTTTTGGTCCTTAAAAAGTGTCAACTTGGGCTTGCAGGAATTCTTCACATAATCGAGGCTCTGGCAG AGAACAGCTGCCTTGAGGAACTTAATGTTGCTAATAATTCTATTCCGAAGGAAGTTTCTGCTCTACAATATGATTTATCGGTAAAAAGCTGCTCACAAAACCAGGAGCAGAAACTTGATACTATGAAAGTTGATGATAATCAAGAGGTCCTTGGCTCTCTAAACAGTGCCGACCATCTACTGGAAGTTGCTGATAGTGAAGATGTTCCAGTAGAAACAGCTGCTTCTGGATTTGACGACAGCTGTGCCAGTTCATGTCAAAGAAATTCATCTCCCGAGTGCCATTTCACGCAACAGTTTTCAATTGCTATTGGTAAGGCAAAGAACTTGCAATTACTAGACCTTAGCAATAACGGTTTTTCTGCACAAGCTGCGGAAGCATTCTATGGTTCATGGGCGACTTTACGGCCCCTTTCAAGTCAAAACCACATTACTGAGCAGATAATTCACTTCTCAACGAGGGAAAATAAGTGCTGTAGAGTGAAACCTTGCTGCAAGAAAGTTTGA
- the LOC114422406 gene encoding protein TONSOKU-like isoform X3: MDADLKSAKAAYRNAKAEGNHREEARWANVIGDILKNRGEYVQALKWLRIDYEISLKHLPEKHLLPTCQSLGEMYLRLEHFSDALIYQKKHLDLARDAGDVVEQQRASTQLGRTYHELFSRSEHDHNSIRNAKKYFKSAMDLAVKLQENPPNSKSSFLKEYIDAHNNIGMLEMDLDNLHEARKILTRGLEICNDEEVAEFDDGRSRLHHNLGNVYMELRDWDKARKHIRTDIVICNRIGHVQGEAKGYINLGEVNYRTQKYEDASAYYEKALGLAKSLEDEDALVRQIEQNIETVREAVKVMADIKKEEQSLKKLKRDIATARGTPNERKFLLQQNAVLERLVEKARMISAWEKHCEFAKEKKKIASELCDRQRLADSYLDVAESYHKLRKFNKAIKWYKKSWEMYKNIGNLEGQAMVKINIGNVYDSTESWRKALDAFQESYSIAVEADLPDVQLAALENMHYSNMIRFDDEDETRRLNLLIDKLKKLEEKEAEAKSMPEDFCSETDTEADECLSNSGSDDFCFPKTISRSKTLTTGEELKEDAPLMSLYQSLKGSSKKKAGHKESLANSTKQDEHSPSSLKNQTSDHQTVVGRKRVRVILSDDDDDEVECSSRKDHNCPVEDLPTYDAIKSKASPCKFQVISENGSKTAINVEESSSSFKCWSPHRATKSGRHSRSFSNDIVAEPDFPGGSKCDTDVSGKQNDITQPMLHHSQNDQYVTCRIGNDLIRVEASLCTTGDQLNIDSLKAVVACLYYLQFPTEKRSEGLLPIIEHIKCAGRDLESLETVEHLKEVLGNDMVEASVDGWIHKGLIKMYVDHCKELSEVPNIKVLKKLYNLEVSDDEIVVSDCDLQDLSITPLINALHSQKSFAMLDLSHNLLGNGTIEKLQKVFTASGQSYGGLTLDLHCNRFGPTSLFQICECSLLFDRLEVLNISGNRLTDACGSYLSTILKNCTALCSLNIENCCVTSRTIQKVADALDSTSVLAHLCIGYNSPVSGNAIVNLVSKLSTLKRFSELNMSGLKLGKPVVDTLCKLAGTLNLSGLILGGTGVGTEGAIKLAESLLQGTEELVKLDLSYCGLTFNFVLNTSVNFFCSILELNLEGNPIMPEVCCL; the protein is encoded by the exons ATGGACGCGGATCTGAAGTCGGCGAAGGCGGCGTACCGGAACGCCAAGGCGGAGGGAAACCACCGAGAGGAGGCGCGGTGGGCCAACGTCATCGGCGACATACTCAAAAACCGAGGAGAGTACGTCCAAGCCCTCAAATGGCTCCGAATCGATTACGAAATTTCGCTCAAACACTTACCGGAAAAGCATTTGCTCCCAACTTGTCAATCCCTTGGCGAAATGTATCTCCGCCTCGAACACTTCTCCGATGCCCTAATTTATCAG AAAAAGCATTTAGATCTTGCGAGGGACGCTGGCGACGTCGTTGAGCAACAGCGGGCGAGCACGCAACTCGGTCGCACTTACCACGAGCTCTTCTCGCGATCGGAGCACGACCACAACTCAATTCGCAACGCGAAGAAGTACTTCAAGTCCGCGATGGATCTCGCGGTGAAGCTCCAGGAGAATCCTCCAAACAGCAAGTCCTCTTTTCTCAAGGAGTACATCGACGcgcacaacaacataggcatgcTGGAGATGGATCTCGACAACTTGCATGAGGCGCGGAAGATTTTAACTAGAGGATTGGAGATTTGTAATGACGAGGAGGTCGCTGAATTCGATGATGGCCGCAGTAGACTCCACCACAACCTTGGGAATGTGTATATGGAACTTAGGGATTGGGATAAAGCTAGGAAACACATTAGAACGGATATTGTGATTTGTAACAGAATTGGACATGTTCAAGGGGAAGCCAAGGGGTATATTAATCTTGGTGAAGTGAATTACAGGACTCAGAAGTATGAAGATGCAAGTGCTTATTACGAGAAGGCGCTTGGTTTGGCAAAGAGCTTGGAGGATGAGGATGCTTTGGTAAGGCAAATCGAGCAGAATATTGAAACTGTGAGAGAAGCTGTTAAGGTAATGGCTGATATAAAGAAAGAGGAGCAGAGCCTTAAGAAGCTCAAAAGAGATATAGCCACTGCCAGAGGGACACCAAATGAGCGCAAATTCTTGCTGCAGCAGAATGCAGTTCTTGAGCGTTTGGTTGAGAAAGCAAGGATGATCTCTGCGTGGGAGAAG CATTGTGAATTTgcaaaggagaagaagaaaatagcaAGTGAACTCTGTGATAGGCAGAGACTGGCTGATTCATATCTGGATGTTGCAGAATCATACCATAAACTCAGAAAATTCAACAAAGCAATCAAGTGGTACAAAAAGAGTTGGGAAATGTACAAAAATATTGGTAACTTAGAG GGGCAAGCAATGGTGAAAATTAATATTGGTAATGTTTATGATTCTACTGAAAGTTGGAGAAAAGCATTGGATGCATTTCAAGAGAGCTACAG TATCGCTGTTGAAGCAGACCTCCCTGATGTGCAACTCGCTGCCTTGGAAAATATGCATTATAGCAACATGATAAGATTTGATGATGAGGATGAGACAAG GAGGTTGAATCTTCTAATTGATAAGCTGaagaaattagaagaaaaagaggCAGAAGCTAAAAGTATGCCAGAGGATTTTTGCTCTGAAACTGATACTGAAGCAGATGAGTGTCTGTCAAACAGTGGGTCTGATGATTTTTGCTTTCCAAAGACAATTTCTCGATCAAAAACTCTGACTACTGGAGAAGAATTGAAAGAGGACGCACCTCTTATGTCACTCTATCAGTCCTTAAAAGGCTCATCCAAAAAGAAAGCAGGCCACAAAGAAAGTCTTGCCAACTCTACCAAGCAAGATGAGCATTCACCCAGTAGTCTGAAAAATCAAACCAGTGATCATCAGACAGTTGTTGGTCGTAAACGTGTCCGTGTAATTCtttctgatgatgatgatgatgaagtcGAGTGTTCAAGCAGAAAGGATCATAATTGCCCGGTAGAGGACTTGCCCACTTATGATGCCA TTAAGAGTAAAGCCAGTCCTTGTAAATTTCAG GTTATCTCAGAAAATGGATCCAAGACTGCAATTAATGTTGAAGAAAGTAGTAGTTCTTTCAAATGTTGGAGTCCACATAGGGCCACAAAATCTGGCAGACATTCCAGGTCTTTTAGCAATGATATAGTTGCTGAACCTGATTTTCCTGGTGGTTCTAAATGTGACACTGATGTCTCTGGCAAACAAAATGATATTACCCAGCCTATGTTGCATCATTCCCAAAATGAC CAATATGTTACATGCCGGATTGGGAATGACCTAATACGTGTAGAAGCATCCTTGTGTACCACTGGTGACCAGTTGAACATTGACTCTTTGAAGGCTGTAGTTGCTTGCTTATATTATCTACAATTTCCAACTGAAAAGAGATCAGAGG GTTTGTTGCCCATTATTGAGCATATAAAATGTGCTGGAAGAGATCTAGAATCCCTGGAAACTGTTGAACATCTTAAGGAAGTTTTGGGAAATGACATGGTTGAAGCTTCCGTTGATG GATGGATTCACAAGGGCCTGATAAAAATGTATGTAGACCACTGCAAGGAGTTGTCAGAGGTACCGAACATCAAGGTATTGAAGAAGCTTTACAATTTAGAG GTTTCAGATGACGAAATTGTTGTGTCTGACTGCGACCTTCAAGACTTGTCTATTACACCATTGATAAATGCACTGCATTCTCAAAAGTCATTTGCAATGCTTGACCTCTCTCACAATTTGTTAG GAAATGGAACAATCGAGAAACTGCAAAAGGTGTTCACAGCATCAGGACAATCTTATGGTGGCTTAACTCTGGATTTGCATTGCAATCGATTTGGCCCAACATCATTGTTTCAG ATTTGTGAATGTTCACTGCTATTTGATCGACTAGAAGTGCTTAACATTTCTGGAAACCGTCTTACTGATGCATGTGGATCTTATCTttcaacaatattaaaaaactgTACAG CTCTTTGTAGCTTGAATATAGAGAACTGTTGTGTCACATCCAGAACTATTCAAAAAGTTGCGGATGCATTGGACTCTACATCTGTTCTTGCCCATCTATGTATAG GATACAACAGCCCTGTATCTGGAAATGCTATAGTTAATCTTGTGTCCAAGCTTTCTACTCTGAAAAG GTTTTCTGAGTTGAATATGAGTGGTCTAAAACTAGGCAAACCAGTTGTCGATACCCTTTGCAAGCTTGCAGGGACCTTAAATTTGTCAGGACTAATACTTGGAGGCACGGGTGTTGGAACT GAAGGGGCAATTAAATTAGCAGAATCATTGCTCCAAGGGACTGAAGAGCTTGTGAAACTTGACCTATCATATTGTGGTCTaacatttaactttgttttaaACAccagtgttaattttttttgttccatCCTAGAGCTGAACCTGGAAGGAAATCCTATCATGCCTGAGGTTTGTTGCCTCTAA